Within Myxocyprinus asiaticus isolate MX2 ecotype Aquarium Trade chromosome 18, UBuf_Myxa_2, whole genome shotgun sequence, the genomic segment AGCGGCCAAAATGGATCACTGCCACAAAGGCACATCTTTCATTTTAACGAGTTTGCCATGCCATGTTAGCACTGCCAGAGAGGGAGATATAGACTAGCTCAGCTGGAACACAAAGATTTAGCACTtttgttaattatttaaaatCAGACGACATTTATTATTAAACGAAAATAAATTCAGATTAACCAACCAAACTGAACACCCTGACTAACCGCATCAGATAGAGTCGATGCGCTATTGCAGGGAGGGGTCGCATCAGTTGCAGTCTCTCTTTTGGAGCACAGACTGATAAATGCAGTTACTTTACATtgtgcatttttaatttaaaaaagtgttgTTTAAGCATTTGAatgctttgtttatttatttaattacgtTTGTGTGTCTGGATGGCCCTTATTATAAAAAGCAGGACATGTTAGGacactatagtaaaaaaaaatattaaaactgtaTAACTGGAAAAAGGTAccatacaaaatatcaaaccattattTTTGCCAACAGAAATTGTAATTAATGAATTGTATAAAATCGCATTTATGTAAAACTCGTGATATAGCTATAAAGAATAGACACACTAATTTGTATAATCTcacagtttctttttttaaatgcattcttgAAATAACTCGTATCGTCACGCATCAACGGTAAACAGCATTGATTcacgcaacaacaacaaaaaaaaaaaaaaaaagatgcatgccGATTTTTCCGCTGCTGCACGTGAGTGATGCGCGTTCACGTTCGCATCAGTGCGCGCACCACAGTCTCAGGAGCCGCTGAGGAGAGAGGCAGACTGAGATGACTTTAATGTCTAAGCACTGAAGAGAGAGCATGACTGCAGATCAGACAGTCACATTTAGATCTTGATTTCACAAGCAGTGGCATTGAACTCTTATTATCTGGGAATATGCTATTAGAATTCAAAGGTAAGCAAAAATCTCAGCAGTATATACATTTTCGTCATGTATGgtttagatgtgtttttgtttttgttttttggtgtagGATAATGATTAGTTATCTTCTAGTTAATGTTATTTTTCTAGTTGTGCATTCATAACTATTGggaaataggaaatatgtcatAGATTAAAGTTTAATAGAAAATTATTTTCTATACtaaactatactatattatatattatactagTACTATAGAgtatcttgttaaaaaaaaaagcctaattaAATGCTATGAAATTTCAAAATTTTAAAAACCAATTCTAAAGGGCTTAAATaagtatactatactatatatatatatatatatatatatatatatatatatatatatatgacagtagcataattaattatttaaagttCTGTATGGGAAGCTGTTTATCTATTTCAGttgatatatttttgtcttttagcTGAGATTTAAACAGTTTGTGATTATGTGTGttagtttttatttcatattCAACTTTTATTGGGAGATCAATCTTgttatataaataaactgcattatgatgtctgacatcagatcagtTCTGTGTCGGATCACTGATATCTGTGTCAGTGAAATGACACAGGGTCATTTCCTCTCCACATTTAATGCCATCAGGAGTGATTAGTTGTATTTGGACAGAAAGGAAACGCAGTAAACAAACCCTCAGTTATCACGATTTGCTTCCTTGTGTTTGTCTCTAATACTTATCACAGTAAAGTACAGTTTTTTGTTGCAGTTGTGCACTatagcaaaaaaaattatattgctttTCAGACTGAATATAAACCATATGAATTTATCCATTATGAAtatgcataaaagtaattaaagcaaagtggtgtcacaaaactttttttttattatatatttgatCCAATTATTTCATAATAAATTCAGGTTAAACTTCTGAAattatatctttataaacattttgtgtatgtTTGCTTTTCAATAGTGCATCTTCAAATGTTATTAGCTGTTGGCTTGGCCATCCTATGTTTCTGCCTGGTGATTGGCTGCATCATCTGTTGGTGGCGCCAGAAGTCCCACCCCTCAGATGACAAGCAGGTGGGGCTATTCCTACCCTCTTTATCCACAGATCATGTGACTGTAACTCTTAGCCCTGCCCCCTCTATCAACACTCTGCCAATCAAACAGCAATATGAAGAGTTGGATGGTGAAGTCCTGGACTATCCCTCTCTTAACAGCAGTTCCACTCCTTCCGAAGAcgacttttcctttttttctctgcCCCGTGATCCGACTGAAATGAAGGGACCTCAGAAGTCTCGTTTTAATCTACGACGACTTAGCTCCCCCGCAGTACCCTCCACACCTACTAAACCTGCTGTCCGAGGCCGTTCCTCACTCCCAACAATTCCTAAACTCAGCCTAGTGGCAAAGACCCGCCAAGCACTTGATCGCAGAAGCACTGGGATTGTTGATAACCTCCTGCATTCAGAAAACAGCAGTCAAACCACCTGCGATTCTCTCTCTAGTCTCCAGGGGGCGCTCTCTCAAAGGCATTATGGCTCCAGATCCAGACGTAACTCCAGTTCGCACAAACCCACACCATCtcttcacttcaccttggtcttCTCACCTACAGAGGGTAGACTCACAGTCACTATTCTGGGTCTCTACCGGGGCTCTAGGAGACTGAGAGGAACAACAGTCAGGGCTAGTCTGCCTCCACTTTGCACCACACCGCTGCACGGCGGCCCTATGCGCAGACGTAGCCTTAGTCTAGAAGTGCCACCACTGGTGTTCCATCTGCAGGTGAAATCAGCCGAAGAGCTTCATTCCTGCACCCTCAGATTGGAAGTATCTAGCAGAGATTTCTCTGGCCTGAGGGAGACTTCTGTGGGTGAACTCGAGCTGGCATGTGCGGACATCGACTGGGAGCCTGATTTCATGGTCACCCTTAATCATCAACTCAACCCTTTTAGGAGGAAGAAAAGGAAGGTATAAGAGCTTGTCACTTTGATACAATGCGATAAAGCTTCACAGGATAAAATTTATCTTATCCATGTTAAATCTAAAGTGGACAATTTCTGCCCCACTAGTTTCATCAAAATGCAAtggaaaaataactgttttcagaGAGGTTTTCAAAAGCTTCCCCCCATTTGTCATTGTTCGAACAAACAGAAAGTCCCACCCCAAATgctattggttgagctaatgttgctgtgttaGGCTAGTAGGGATGATCAAACAAACAATGATTTAAAAGACCCATaaagccacagtgttacacttttctgaGGAATCAACCTACATATGGCTTACTTAGTTAACTCTGCATGATAAACTgtaataggagaaagtattttaacttttaataaaTAACT encodes:
- the LOC127456124 gene encoding uncharacterized protein LOC127456124, whose product is MLLEFKVHLQMLLAVGLAILCFCLVIGCIICWWRQKSHPSDDKQVGLFLPSLSTDHVTVTLSPAPSINTLPIKQQYEELDGEVLDYPSLNSSSTPSEDDFSFFSLPRDPTEMKGPQKSRFNLRRLSSPAVPSTPTKPAVRGRSSLPTIPKLSLVAKTRQALDRRSTGIVDNLLHSENSSQTTCDSLSSLQGALSQRHYGSRSRRNSSSHKPTPSLHFTLVFSPTEGRLTVTILGLYRGSRRLRGTTVRASLPPLCTTPLHGGPMRRRSLSLEVPPLVFHLQVKSAEELHSCTLRLEVSSRDFSGLRETSVGELELACADIDWEPDFMVTLNHQLNPFRRKKRKSQSSQDAVGDIERPVFPVRFLGQLLILLQYQTLAHRMKVMVRKAENLPKLTRMPGTPDHYVVINLCHNEKVISTKETKAASGPNAVWNAPFLFDLPAGDISQLPLVLEFIVMQGRLYTKSCILGLVLIGHEGPEVGNQHWKEMCSRSQVETARWHELLLVTP